CAGcgaacggcggcgacggcgtccggggaatgggcggcggcgcccgaggGTGCCGCGTCGGGCGAGGAGTCGCAGTTGGAGGTGGAGTTCCAGTCCCCGCAGAGGCACAGGTCGGCGTGGCTCTCCATGTCGTGGCCGCACGCCCCGCCCGTGGCGCGGCACGCACCGCAGAACCCGCGGTTGGACTCGGGGAGCGTCCACGACGCCCGGATCCCGTACGCccacccggcggcgccgcccgccgcgcgcacGGGCGCGAGGCTGTACGCGCTGCTGTACCCCTCGCACTCGAGCCGGGACACGTTCACCGCCCGGATGGCCGCCCATGGCACCGCGCAGCACTCGGGTggcgcgccggcgcccggcggcgcgtcaaagtcgtcgtcgccgccgccgccgcgccgcccggcggCGTAGTGGTCGTCCCACGCGGGGCAGGCGAGGTAGTCCCCGCACCCCATCCCGGACACGTTCCGGCACGGGAGGTGCCGGTCGGGGAAGCCCTGGAAGAGCGGCGAGGTGGCGCggcagccgaggaggaggaacaCGTTGTCCGGGTCCGGCGCCAGGTACGGCTCCCGCCACGGCTCGAGGACGAAGCCGTTGCCCCGGCCCCGCGGGGTGCGGTCGAGCGCGCGGCAGTCGGACATGGCCGGGTCGTGCAGGGTGAGGCCCCGGTAGGCGTAGTCGACGTCGAGGACGCGGTAGGAGCCCGAGGGGA
The nucleotide sequence above comes from Panicum virgatum strain AP13 chromosome 3K, P.virgatum_v5, whole genome shotgun sequence. Encoded proteins:
- the LOC120698717 gene encoding uncharacterized protein LOC120698717, coding for MAPPRSCLLAALLVLCACTAVPPPAPAAAANVPITTCRSFCGNITVDYPFALHPGCGHAGLRDLLFCINGALMLHLPSGSYRVLDVDYAYRGLTLHDPAMSDCRALDRTPRGRGNGFVLEPWREPYLAPDPDNVFLLLGCRATSPLFQGFPDRHLPCRNVSGMGCGDYLACPAWDDHYAAGRRGGGGDDDFDAPPGAGAPPECCAVPWAAIRAVNVSRLECEGYSSAYSLAPVRAAGGAAGWAYGIRASWTLPESNRGFCGACRATGGACGHDMESHADLCLCGDWNSTSNCDSSPDAAPSGAAAHSPDAVAAVRWAVLASGLTSLWWHASRSNLW